The following are encoded in a window of Arthrobacter sp. OAP107 genomic DNA:
- a CDS encoding cytochrome c biogenesis protein CcdA, protein MNSPFAEAILNGSLLLAIPVALLAGLVSFLSPCVLPLVPGYLGYVTGLTGVDLQKQKRGRMLAGIGLFVLGFSVIFVLLGGAFGQLGSLISGGQNAWITQVLGVLVILMGVVFMGGFSWFQRDAKIHAKPPAGLWGAPLLGITFGLGWAPCIGPTYSAVQLLSLSGGSSAAKGAFLAFVYSLGLGIPFLLIALAVRRGAGVMSFFRKHRLAIQRTGGGVLIALGILMATGLWGTWVTELQYWFQTDVKLPI, encoded by the coding sequence GTGAACAGCCCCTTCGCCGAAGCCATCCTGAACGGTTCGCTGCTGCTCGCCATCCCGGTGGCGCTGCTGGCCGGACTCGTATCCTTCCTCTCGCCCTGCGTGCTCCCGCTGGTGCCCGGATACCTGGGCTACGTCACGGGGCTCACGGGCGTGGACCTGCAGAAGCAGAAGCGCGGCCGCATGCTGGCGGGCATTGGCCTGTTTGTGCTCGGCTTCTCCGTGATCTTCGTGCTGCTCGGCGGCGCGTTCGGGCAGCTCGGGTCGCTGATTTCGGGCGGCCAGAACGCCTGGATCACACAGGTCCTGGGTGTCCTGGTGATCCTGATGGGCGTGGTGTTCATGGGCGGGTTCTCCTGGTTCCAGCGGGACGCCAAGATCCACGCGAAACCGCCGGCGGGCCTCTGGGGCGCGCCGCTGCTGGGCATCACGTTCGGCCTTGGCTGGGCGCCCTGCATCGGCCCCACCTACTCCGCCGTCCAGCTCCTGAGCCTCTCAGGCGGCTCGTCCGCAGCGAAGGGCGCGTTCCTGGCCTTCGTCTACAGCCTGGGGCTGGGCATCCCGTTCCTGCTGATCGCCCTGGCAGTTCGGCGCGGCGCGGGAGTGATGTCCTTCTTCCGCAAACACCGGCTGGCCATCCAGCGCACCGGCGGCGGAGTCCTGATTGCCCTGGGCATCCTGATGGCCACGGGTCTGTGGGGAACCTGGGTCACCGAATTGCAGTACTGGTTCCAAACCGACGTGAAGTTGCCGATCTGA